The Platichthys flesus chromosome 10, fPlaFle2.1, whole genome shotgun sequence genome includes a window with the following:
- the uggt1 gene encoding UDP-glucose:glycoprotein glucosyltransferase 1 has protein sequence MDAGSSGAGVDTGLRMWLLWFLLPSLLSAVSGGTDSKAVTTTLTTKWADTPLLLEASEFLAEESQDKFWDFVEANQNIEGEHDDTDQAYYDLILKKASALLSPVQMKMLKFALSLRAYSATVHSFQQIASNEPPPPGCSAFFNIHGEKTCEVESLEQLLKTASERPKPYLFKGDHKYPGSNPDGPVVLLYAELGEPNFQRLHQIISSKVREGLVTYVFRHYRANPSGKKVYLSGYGVELAIKNQEYKAKDDTQVQGTGQNATMMGEKDPVDEVQGFLFGKLKTLYPELKEQLKELRKHLVESTNEMSPLKVWQMQDLSFQTAARILAAPAVEALSVMRDLSQNFPTKARSITKTVVNSEIRKEISENQKFFKGTLGLQPGDSALFINGLHIDLDTQDIFSVFEMLRSEARVMEGLRSLHIETLYIHDILKLNVQPSDSDYAVDIRAPAISWINNLETDHRYSSWPYNVQELLRPTFPGVIRQIRKNFHNLVIILEPTHESSAELLSVAEMFYANNIPLRIGLVFVVSDEDDIDGMQDAGVALVRAYNYIKDEVDSQSAFEAVISMFNHVPVGGQLSVGDVVKVLEKKFPYVEVSSVLGADSSYDSNRKDGRAYYKQTGVGPLPVVMYNGVPYQREQLDPDELETVTMQKILETTSFYQRAVYLGELATDHDVVDYIMNQANVVPRINPRVLSTSRTHLDLSDTNNFFVDDYARFSTLDVKQKSTAVANSLNYMTKKDDGYIRPVTFWVVGDFDKPSGRQLLYDAIRHMKTSNNVRLGMINNPSVALSAETSHVARAIWAAMQTQSANNAKNFITKMAKEETATALQTGVDIGEFAVGGMDLSLFKSAYDSEKFDFLLSHAAYCRDVLKLKKGQRAVISNGRIIGPLEEDEVFNQDDFLLLESIILKTSGERIKSKVEQFGVEEDRASDLVMKVDALLSSQPKGEARVEYDFADDRYSAVKIRPKEGEVYFDVVAVVDPATRDAQKLAPLLLVLKQLVNVNLRVFMNCQSKLSEMPLKSIYRYVLEPEVTFQSDSSYSPGPMARFLDMPQSPLFTLNINTPDSWMVESVHTRYDLDNIYLEEVENIVAAEYELEHLLLEGHCFDVSSGQPPRGLQFTLGTASEPVIMDTIVMANLGYFQLKANPGAWILKMRKGRSDDIYKIYSHDGTDSPADSDDIIVVLNNFKSRIIKVKVQKKPDKFNEELLSDGTEENDAGFWKSLTRGFTGGGKMEELKVEKDDVINIFSVASGHLYERFLRIMMLSVLKNTKTPVKFWFLKNYLSPTFKEFIPDMAKEYGFQYELVQYKWPRWLHQQTEKQRIIWGYKILFLDVLFPLAVDKILFVDADQIVRADLKDLRDFDLEGAPYGYTPFCESRREMDGYRFWKSGYWASHLAGRRYHISALYVVDLKKFRKIAAGDRLRGQYQGLSQDPNSLSNLDQDLPNNMIHQVPIKSLPQEWLWCETWCDDSTKKSAKTIDLCNNPRTKEPKLQAAVRIVAEWSDYDQEIKRLQTKVQGGRIHQAKQQDTDTHTEL, from the exons ATGGATGCAGGAAGCAGCGGAGCCGGTGTCG ACACAGGCCTGAGGATGTGGCTTCTGTGGTTCCTGCTGCCATCACTGCTGTCTGCAGTGTCGGGGGGTACAGACTCCAAAGCTGTCACCACCACCCTCACAACCAAATGGGCTGATACTCCTCTGCTCCTGGAGGCCAG cgAGTTCCTGGCAGAGGAGAGCCAGGACAAGTTCTGGGACTTTGTTGAGGCCAATCAAAACATAGAAGGAGAGCATGATG acacagatcagGCCTACTATGACCTGATCTTGAAGAAAGCCAGTGCCTTGCTGAGCCCCGTCCAGATGAAAATGCTGAAGTTTGCCCTCTCCCTGAGAGCCTACTCTGCAACAGTACACTCCTTCCAACAG ATTGCATCCAACGAGCCTCCTCCGCCTGGCTGCTCAGCTTTTTTCAACATCCATGGAGAGAAGACGTGTGAAGTTGAAAGCTTGGAACAACTTCTGAAAACAGCATCCGAGCG ACCAAAGCCATACCTGTTCAAGGGCGACCACAAATACCCAGGGTCAAACCCAGATGGCCCCGTCGTCCTCCTCTATGCTGAGTTGGGAGAACCAAATTTCCAGAGGCTTCACCAAATCATATCATCCAAAGTCAGAGAGGGGCTGGTGACTTACGTGTTCCGCCATTACCGGGCT AATCCCAGTGGAAAGAAAGTGTATCTGTCTGGGTACGGAGTGGAGCTGGCAATCAAAAACCAGGAGTACAAGGCAAAGGACGACACACAAGTCCAAG GAACGGGGCAGAACGCTACAATGATGGGGGAGAAGGATCCAGTGGACGAGGTCCAGGGATTCCTATTTGGCAAACtcaa GACGCTCTATCCAGAGCTCAAAGAACAGCTGAAGGAGTTGAGGAAACATTTAGTCGAAAGCACAAATGAAATGTCCCCTCTGAAAGTCTGGCAAATGCAAG ATCTTAGTTTCCAGACAGCAGCTCGTATTCTTGCGGCTCCTGCTGTTGAGGCCCTCAGTGTTATGAGAGACCTCAGTCAGAACTTCCCAACCAAAGCCAG GTCCATCACTAAAACAGTGGTCAACTCCGAGATCCGTAAAGAGATTAGCGAGAATCAGAAG TTTTTCAAAGGGACTCTGGGCCTGCAGCCTGGGGATTCAGCTCTGTTCATCAATGGGCTTCACATCGATCTGGACACACAGGACATcttcag TGTGTTTGAGATGCTGCGCAGTGAAGCGAGGGTGATGGAGGGTCTGCGCTCGCTGCACATCGAGACGCTCTACATCCACGACATACTGAAGCTCAACGTTCAGCCGTCCGACTCGGACTACGCCGTGGACATCCGTGCCCCGGCCATCAGT tGGATTAACAACCTGGAGACCGACCACAGGTACAGCTCATGGCCCTACAATGTCCAGGAGCTGCTCAGACCCACATTTCCCGGAGTCATCAGACAGATCCGCAAGAACTTTCACAATCTG gtgaTTATTCTGGAACCCACCCACGAGAGttctgctgagctgctgagtGTTGCAGAGATGTTTTATGCGAACAACATTCCACTTAG GATCGGATTAGTGTTCGTGGTGTCAGATGAAGATGACATCGACGGGATGCAGGATGCGGGCGTGGCGCTGGTGCGTGCGTACAACTACATCAAAGATGAAGTGGATAGTCAGAGCGCGTTCGAAGCTGTCATTTCG ATGTTTAACCACGTGCCCGTCGGTGGACAGCTGAGTGTTGGGGACGTGGTGAAGGTGCTGGAGAAGAAGTTCCCCTACGTGGAGGTCAGCAGCGTCCTGGGAGCCGACTCCAGCTACGACAGCAACAGGAAG GACGGCCGGGCGTACTACAAGCAGACCGGAGTGGGCCCGTTGCCTGTGGTCATGTACAACGGTGTACCTTACCAGCGTGAACAGCTGGACCCCGACGAACTGGAGACAGTCACCATGCAAAAGATCCTGGAGACAACCTCGTTCTACCAGAGAGCCGTCTACTTG GGTGAACTGGCCACAGATCACGACGTGGTGGACTACATCATGAACCAGGCCAACGTTGTCCCTCGCATCAACCCCAGAGTGCTGTCCACCAGCAGGACACACTTGGACCTTTCTGATACCA ATAACTTCTTCGTAGACGATTATGCCCGTTTCTCGACTCTGGACGTTAAACAGAAGAGCACCGCTGTGGCCAACAGTCTGAATTACATGACTAAGAAAG ATGATGGCTACATCCGTCCTGTGACCTTCTGGGTGGTGGGAGACTTCGACAAACCCTCGGGTCGACAGCTCCTTTACGATGCCATCAGACACATG aaaaccagCAACAACGTCCGACTGGGGATGATCAACAACCCATCGGTGGCTCTGTCTGCCGAGACCAGTCACGTGGCCCGAGCCATCTGGGCAGCCATGCAGACGCAATCTGCCAACAACGCCAAGAACTTCATCACCAAGATGGCCAAAGAGGAGACGGCCACCGCCCTGCAGACGGGCGTAGACATCGGAGAATTCGCTGTGGGG GGTATGGATCTGTCGTTGTTCAAGAGTGCGTACGACAGTGAGAAGTTCGACTTCCTGCTGTCCCACGCTGCTTACTGTCGAGATGTGCTCAAACTGAAGAAGGGGCAGAGAGCAGTCATCAGCAACGGAAGA ATCATTGGTCCACTGGAGGAAGACGAGGTGTTCAACCAGGACGACTTCCTGCTTTTGGAGAGCATCATCCTGAAGACGTCTGGAGAGCGAATCAAAAGCAAAGTCGAGCAGTTTGGAGTTGAGGAGGACAg GGCCAGCGACCTCGTGATGAAGGTCGAcgctctgctctcctctcagccCAAAGGAGAAGCCCGGGTCGAGTATGACTTTGCTGACGACCGCTACAG TGCTGTGAAGATTCGCCCTAAAGAGGGAGAAGTGTACTTCGATGTTGTTGCCGTTGTGGATCCAGCAACGAGGGACGCACAGAAGCTCGCTCCTCTCCTGCTG GTTCTGAAGCAGCTGGTAAACGTCAACTTGCGGGTTTTCATGAACTGTCAATCCAAACTGTCGGAAATGCCGCTGAAGAG tATCTACCGTTACGTGCTGGAGCCGGAGGTGACGTTTCAGAGCGACAGCAGTTACTCCCCCGGTCCCATGGCCAGGTTCCTGGACATGCCCCAGTCTCCGCTCTTCACCCTGAACATCAACACCCCCGACAGCTGGATGGTTGAGTCGGTGCACACGCGATACGACCTGGACAACATCTACCTGGAGGAG GTGGAGAACATCGTGGCAGCAGAGTACGAGCTGGAGCATCTCCTGTTGGAAGGCCATTGTTTCGACGTCAGCTCCGGTCAGCCGCCGCGGGGGCTGCAGTTCACCCTGGGAACCGCCTCTGAACCCGTCATCATGGACACGATTGTCATGGCAAACCTG GGCTACTTTCAGCTCAAGGCCAACCCGGGCGCCTGGATCCTGAAGATGAGGAAAGGACGCTCGGACGACATCTACAAGATTTACAG CCACGACGGCACCGACTCCCCGGCCGACTCAGACGACATCATAGTCGTGCTGAACAACTTCAAGAGCAGGATCATTAAAGTCAAG GTCCAGAAGAAACCAGACAAGTTCAATGAGGAGCTGCTCAGTGACGGGACCGAGGAGAACGACGCTGGCTTCTGGAAATCTCTGACCAG AGGTTTTACAGGTggaggaaagatggaggagctgaaggtaGAGAAAGACGACGTGATCAACATCTTCTCCGTGGCCTCGGGGCATCTGTACGAGAGGTTCCTCAG GATCATGATGTTGTCGGTCCTGAAAAACACCAAAACTCCCGTCAAGTTCTGGTTCCTCAAGAACTACCTGTCCCCGACGTTCAAg GAGTTCATCCCCGACATGGCAAAGGAGTATGGTTTCCAGTACGAGCTGGTGCAGTACAAGTGGCCGCGCTGGTTACACCAACAGACGGAGAAGCAGCGGATCATCTGGGGTTACAAGATCCTGTTCCTGGACGTGTTGTTTCCTCTCGCTGTCGACaagatcctgtttgtggacgcTGACCAG ATCGTCCGTGCGGACCTGAAGGATCTGCGTGACTTCGACCTGGAGGGAGCTCCGTACGGCTACACCCCGTTCTGCGAGAGCCGGAGAGAGATGGACGGCTACCGCTTCTGGAAGTCGGGCTACTGGGCGAGTCACCTCGCCGGCCGCAGATATCACATCAG CGCCCTGTACGTGGTCGACCTGAAGAAATTCAGGAAAATAGCGGCAGGAGATCGGCTCCGAGGGCAGTACCAGGGGCTCAGCCAAGACCCCAACAGCCTCTCCAACCTGGACCAG GATCTGCCCAACAACATGATCCACCAGGTTCCTATCAAGTCTCTCCCTCAGGAGTGGCTGTGGTGTGAGACCTGGTGCGACGACAGCACCAAGAAGAGCGCCAAGACGATAGACCTG TGTAACAACCCCAGGACCAAGGAGCCCAAGCTGCAGGCTGCGGTGAGGATCGTGGCCGAGTGGAGCGACTACGACCAAGAGATTAAACGTCTGCAGACCAAAGTCCAGGGGGGAAGAATCCACCAAGCAAAGCAGCAGGACAcag acactcacacagagctGTGA
- the LOC133961890 gene encoding transcription factor Sp3-like, translating into MASADVDSSQSEFLQPGGAAETQTTDMSAIQLTGDRWEVLTPVSSGKEDQGVVHIQNSGIVTSNGQYVLGGLSNQPIYVTASGNDVSANGVSGIQYQVIPQIQNADGTLSGFSSHGMDDGTEQIHILQDGTQVSIGTTSTTDLLTQAGQVQSIQGVSLAGGTSYTSSVGLPGNITFVPINSVDLESLGLTGAHTVPIATAVTPEGQLIMSSQALESQTQDTGSKHSLVTVSHANHELYVPTTTTTSSNSSHLIETIDGTGVLTQATAVSAGVSDPSSSENFNSHNHLQHIQVSSSNATTMSQPILHLSGDGQAQVAQVAQGQDLSGQTLQSVQLVNPGTFLIQAQTVSATGQIQWQTFQVQGVQSLQGLQLPQGQGQAQQLTLAPVQTLPLGQAGQMNLPNLQTVTVNSITQGGIQYTHGDDANSPIGIQIKEEPDSEEWQLSGDSTLNPSDLNNLRVQIGDEDMDAQSGEGKRLRRVACTCPNCKESGGRGSGMGKKKQHICHIVGCGKVYGKTSHLRAHLRWHSGERPFVCNWMFCGKRFTRSDELQRHRRTHTGEKKFVCTECSKRFMRSDHLAKHIKTHQNKKGGVPSATSPSTTDTVITADGTTLILQTATAHDLIANQEIPLQLVTVAPGEVME; encoded by the exons ACCAGGGAGTTGTTCACATTCAAAACTCGGGCATCGTCACGTCCAACGGGCAGTACGTGCTCGGGGGTCTTTCCAACCAGCCCATCTATGTCACAGCATCCGGGAATGACGTTTCAGCCAATGGAGTGTCAGGCATTCAGTATCAG GTCATCCCCCAGATCCAAAATGCAGATGGGACCCTCTCAGGGTTCTCATCACACGGGATGGACGATGGCACGGAGCAGATCCACATCCTCCAGGACGGCACTCAGGTCAGCATCGGGACCACATCGACCACAGACCTCCTCACTCAGGCGGGGCAGGTGCAGTCGATCCAAGGCGTCTCGCTGGCGGGAGGGACCTCGTACACCAGCTCGGTAGGCCTCCCCGGCAACATCACGTTCGTCCCCATAAACAGTGTGGACCTGGAGTCACTAGGGCTCACGGGGGCGCATACGGTCCCCATCGCAACCGCGGTGACCCCTGAGGGCCAGTTGATCATGAGCAGCCAGGCGCTGGAGAGTCAGACCCAGGATACCGGCAGCAAACACTCGCTGGTGACGGTGAGCCACGCCAACCACGAGCTCTACGtgccaaccaccaccaccacctcttccAACTCCTCCCATCTCATCGAGACCATCGACGGCACCGGGGTCCTGACCCAAGCAACCGCTGTGTCCGCAGGGGTGTCCGACCCTTCCTCCTCGGAGAACTTCAACTCCCACAATCACCTGCAGCACATCCAG GTGTCGTCGTCTAACGCCACCACGATGTCCCAGCCCATCCTGCATCTGTCTGGGGACGGTCAGGCCCAGGTAGCCCAGGTGGCTCAGGGCCAGGACCTGTCGGGACAGACTCTGCAGAGCGTGCAGCTGGTCAACCCGGGGACCTTCCTCATCCAGGCCCAGACGGTCTCTGCTACTGGACAGATTCAGTGGCAGACGTTCCAG GTTCAGGGTGTCCAGTCACTCCAGGGGCTCCAGTTGCCGCAGGGCCAGGGTCAGGCCCAGCAGTTGACCTTAGCCCCGGTTCAGACCCTCCCTCTGGGCCAAGCAGGACAAATGAACCTACCCAACCTCCAGACAGTCACAGTCAACTCCATCACACAAGGCGGAATTCAGTACACGCACGGAGATGATGCCAACAGCCCAATAG gtATACAGATAAAAGAGGAGCCCGACTCTGAGGAGTGGCAGCTGAGCGGAGACTCCACTCTGAACCCCAGTGACCTGAACAACCTGCGTGTTCAGATCGGGGACGAGGACATGGATGCGCAGAGCGGGGAGGGCAAGAGGCTGCGCAGGGTCGCCTGCACCTGCCCCAACTGCAAAGAGTCCGGAGGACG AGGCTCGGGCATggggaagaagaagcagcacatCTGCCACATCGTCGGCTGCGGGAAGGTTTATGGGAAGACGTCCCATCTCCGAGCTCACCTGCGCTGGCACAGCGGGGAGAGGCCGTTCGTCTGCAACTGGATGTTCTGTGGGAAGAGGTTCACCAGGAGTGacgagctgcagagacacaggaggacacacacag GAGAGAAGAAGTTTGTGTGCACCGAGTGCTCCAAGAGGTTCATGAGGAGCGACCACCTGGCCAAGCACATAAAGACTCACCAGAATAAAAAGGGCGGGGTTCCGTCCGCCACGTCCCCGTCCACCACCGACACCGTCATCACAGCCGACGGCACCACGCTCATCCTCCAGACCGCCACCGCCCACGACCTCATAGCCAATCAGGAGATCCCCTTGCAGCTGGTCACTGTGGCGCCCGGCGAGGTCATGGAATGA